In the Streptomyces sp. f51 genome, one interval contains:
- a CDS encoding PPOX class F420-dependent oxidoreductase gives MDEVTLDTLGSGKYLLITSFRKNGTGVATPVWVVRDGAALGAWTVADSWKVKRIRNRADVLVGPCDVRGRPTGDAVPATAEILDATETARYRKLLARKYGVMGRLTLLGSRLRRGDSGTVGIRITLTS, from the coding sequence ATGGACGAGGTCACGCTGGACACGCTGGGATCGGGCAAGTACCTGCTGATCACGAGTTTCCGAAAGAACGGCACGGGGGTCGCCACGCCCGTGTGGGTGGTGCGGGACGGTGCGGCGCTCGGCGCCTGGACCGTGGCGGACAGCTGGAAGGTCAAGCGCATCCGCAACCGCGCCGATGTCCTCGTCGGTCCCTGCGACGTGCGCGGCAGGCCGACGGGCGACGCGGTCCCTGCCACGGCGGAGATCCTGGACGCGACGGAGACCGCGCGGTACCGCAAACTCCTCGCCCGCAAGTACGGGGTGATGGGCCGTCTGACCCTGCTCGGCAGCCGGCTGCGCCGCGGTGACAGCGGCACGGTCGGCATCCGCATCACCCTGACCTCGTGA
- a CDS encoding TetR family transcriptional regulator, whose translation MRDALVGAAFQLFLERGYEETTVDDIVALAGVGRRSFFRYFPSKEDVVFPDHERCLADMTAFLAEDAGAQDPVQRVCDAARLVLRMYAENPTFSVQRYRLTKKVPGLRAYELSVVWRYERALADHLRGCSAGARGDTLRADVVAAAVVAAHNNALRSWLRSDGTGDAEAAVDQALGYVQNTFGSAPADPARTEPARTEPEDVVVVVSRRGAPMWRVVQEIESAFARD comes from the coding sequence ATGCGGGACGCCCTGGTGGGAGCCGCTTTCCAGCTGTTCCTTGAGCGCGGCTACGAGGAGACGACCGTCGACGACATCGTGGCGCTCGCCGGGGTGGGCAGGCGGTCGTTCTTCCGCTACTTCCCGTCCAAGGAGGACGTGGTCTTCCCCGACCACGAGCGCTGCCTGGCCGACATGACGGCCTTCCTGGCCGAGGACGCCGGGGCCCAGGACCCGGTGCAGCGCGTGTGCGACGCCGCCCGGCTCGTGCTGCGCATGTACGCGGAGAACCCGACGTTCTCCGTCCAGCGCTACCGCCTGACCAAGAAGGTGCCCGGACTGCGGGCGTACGAACTGTCGGTCGTCTGGCGGTACGAGCGCGCCCTCGCCGACCATCTGCGCGGGTGCTCCGCCGGGGCCCGCGGGGACACCCTGCGCGCCGACGTCGTCGCCGCGGCCGTGGTCGCCGCGCACAACAACGCCCTGCGTTCCTGGCTGCGTTCGGACGGGACCGGGGACGCCGAGGCGGCTGTCGACCAGGCACTCGGATATGTGCAGAACACCTTCGGTTCGGCGCCCGCCGATCCGGCGCGCACGGAACCGGCGCGCACGGAACCGGAGGACGTCGTGGTCGTCGTCTCGCGGCGCGGAGCACCCATGTGGCGGGTGGTCCAGGAGATCGAGTCGGCCTTCGCTCGGGACTGA
- a CDS encoding luciferase family protein: MTLASRAMTRLADWPDLAESPPSCGTGRALCAAQCEIIHFHSDHDVDLHLTDRAIRRFEEHLRTSTAVRMVPGSRWVTIHLEVDSDIDLLLTLVSVALQAHRNGHMAGDDIFSPTCNDH; this comes from the coding sequence ATGACCTTGGCCTCCAGAGCCATGACGCGACTGGCCGACTGGCCGGACCTCGCGGAGTCCCCGCCGAGTTGCGGCACGGGGCGGGCACTGTGCGCGGCGCAGTGCGAGATCATCCACTTCCACTCGGATCACGATGTCGACCTGCACCTCACCGACCGGGCCATCCGGCGCTTCGAGGAACACCTCAGGACGTCGACGGCCGTCCGCATGGTGCCCGGTTCCCGCTGGGTGACCATCCATCTCGAGGTCGACTCGGACATCGACCTGCTGCTGACCCTGGTCAGCGTCGCCCTGCAAGCCCACCGGAACGGGCACATGGCGGGCGACGACATCTTCTCGCCGACCTGCAACGACCACTGA